Part of the Lotus japonicus ecotype B-129 chromosome 6, LjGifu_v1.2 genome, CCATTTAGTTGAAAACCCATTGATTCCAAAGCTTCTTTGCAAATTTTACTCATTCCTTTGACTTATCAAGgaccatatcatccacataagtATACATTGGCAGAGGCTTGTGGATGTGCATAATAATTAATAAGCACAACAATACTAAGGTGCAAACATAAAGTTGATGCTTGGTGCAAACACGTGGTTATAGGAAATATTCTTTTGCACATCCATTGAGTTTCCACACCAGTCCTTGTACCATCATGTATCCTTTATTCCTTGATTAAGTAATACAATTATACAAACATTTTTCTATATCATTGATGACATGTGCTGGTCTTTTTTTGCTTTTTGTATGCCTGCAATAGGGTTACAGCCTCCATTGTTAACTTCTTTGGCATCCAAGTTAGTTCAGTGACATGGTGTAACCTGCAAGCCTTATGATGCTAATTGTTAAAAGTACCCAGTTTCTCCTAAAACCAGCACGCTTTTAAAGTATCGTTCAATCATTACTTAGGAAGTTTCATGATCACAAACCATATAATATAGAGATTTTCTTTCATGTATGATGCGTTTGACATGTTTTTGCAGGGCTTGAATGTCTACAGTATTTTGCTGCACGACACTTTGGTGATGTCTCGAGATGCGGTGAACAAAATTGTTGAGCGTATGCATACTCCAATAAGTCGTTGAGGCAGTAACTATTTTTGTGCTCCACTTTATTTATTCAGAATCAGGAATAGTGTCCCATCTCCCCATTTCTGTAACATAAGTAATCCAATGATAATGTTTTTTGTATGACTGTTCTGTTAAAATTACTCAAGCTAGGAAAGTTCATACCATTTCTATGGCGTTCAAGACTGCAACTTAGGAATTTGATGGTTGAATTTTAATGCTCAAGCGGTTAGGTTTGTCAGTGTCCAATGGTCAGATATAATTTTTACCGTTCTTTCAAATGCATAAGGATCTGAGAAACGTGTACTTCATTCTCGCCTCTGTCAATGAGTTTATCCTATATATAATCTCTGACTTCAAATGATTGAATTTGATTTGTTGGCATCAAATTAGGGATGGCCATTCAAAAGTTTTAGTTCTGCTCTACCCCTGCCTCCCTTTCTCACTTAGTAGTACTTCTTAGGGATACAGTTTGTTGGATAAGAATATAGCTTAGAAGTCTCTTGGTGCCCCTGTTGTAGTTCATTTCCTACTCACTTGCAGTAACTATTAACATTCACATAATGGCGCTTCATAATAATTCAATGATTTCTTTTTTCACTCGACAGATATTAACATTATGTATCTCTTTTACGCTTTTAAGGATAATAGTCTGGAAAGTTTACTCTTTCTCTCTATCTTTTCTGTAGAGGATGTAGTCAAACATAATTTTAGTTGGTTTAGCTTATGGTTATAGTAAAGATAAGATGACaaacattttaatttcaaatCTTTAATGAGTCTATCTTTAATGAGTCTATGTTATGCTTGAGAGATGGTAATGGAGTGGAATGAGAGATGGAGTGAAAGGAAAAGGTAATGGAGATGTTATGTTAAATTTAATGTGTACAgactttattaattttaattttaataatagcTCCATCTCTGTATGAATTTGTGGGGAAGAATTAAAAATAGGAGGAATTCTTCTATTTCATTCATCCTATTTCAATTAagttaattataaaattatataagGGTAAGTTTCTGAATATTTGAAAGAGAATATATTTTATGTATGCTAATATTATGTGAAATTTAAACGTGAGAgttctttcaataaaatatTAAGTAGATGGATTTTACTGATAATTGCAAATCTTTATGAAAAAAGCGATAGATCTAATTCTGGTAATCTATGAATATGACTTACAACTTTACCAAGGAGAAATAACACTACCAAAGTTGATGATAGATTAGTCTTAGTCTCTTCGATAGAAATGAGGAATGTGGACAACATATTCTTAAACTACCGTTCATCACATCAATTCATGTGAGTTGGTCTAGTAGTGTCACCGACAGTTTCAAAGAACATGATTCAAGCCAAGCTTTTTGCAGCTAacataattaaatacatttatcGTGATATGACCATGTTAGCAACTTAACCCAATGATTAACTTGCTTAACAAACCATGTTCAACTTATAATTGGGTCTTGAAAATCTAGAGGACCAAAATTGCTATTTAAGGAAGTTGATGTTGAATTATAAAAATTGAGGTACATATGTTAAATAGCTAAAAAAACGATAAAGTCCAAAATGCCACTCAAGGGCCATGTAAAAATGAATGGAAAACGCCAAATGTACTGTCTCTTATTGGGAATAGCGATGTATGTTACATGCACTGTCATAAGTCATAATaatccaatttattttcactCAGGTATGGCATTCATGTCGGTTGTTGGAAATTTGTCAGTGCTGGCCAACATGGCTGAATCTCATAAAGTTGCTCtatagtgatttttttttgtaatatacAGTTCATTTTCCAAATTATGATGATGTGTGAAAAAATTCCAACAAACATAATTACAAATAAATATCTTGAATGTTTGATATATTTTCACAAAGTTACACTCCCTTTGTTTCATGATTCTTTGAGCCGGATAACAGGACCACTTTACACAAAATTGCAAGAGACATGATGAGATGAGGCACAGACACTTAAAATGACATGTCTATGCCCTCATGGTCAGGGGTTTTGTGACCAAAACCATATTCCTCACTGGGTCTCCTTTTAACCACACTTGCTCTTTGCACTAACCGTACCAATGCTTGCACCACCTCAGACATCGGAGGTCGAAACTCAGGTTCCGGCTGCGCAGAAAATCAAAATCATTgagaaacatttgtttgaaaaaatataaaggCAACAACAACATATAGGTTTGTTTAAAAATGCAAATCTGAAAATATAGAAATCCATATTTTAAGGTAGGTGGGGACTTTCAACATGTTCTGGTGCATTGGCAGAGAAGCCAAGCAATTGTAGTCACTAAAGGCCAGATAGATGGGCCAATCAAGAGTGCAGTTTAATGCAATAGATACTAAAGTGAGTTACTGCAATGTAGGGCACATTTGATTActaacagaaaaagaaaaaaaactcagTTTAGTATAAATCAtttcaaaaattaataaaaaacagTAGCTCAAAACGTTTTTTTTCCTTGAAGAATTCAATaaactgagaagggaatcaaataaACCCGTATTGTTTTGATATTTTATCATTATCACAAAATTTTACCTGAACACAGAGGGCAATGATATCAGCAAAGCGTGACAGTGACTTTGCAGGATACATGCCATTCAGAGTAGGGTCAACCATTTTGGCCAAGGCATCTATATCATGGAGTTGAGGAGTAGCCCACCTCACAAGTGATTGCTCTGATCTGACTCTTGAACTAAACTTGCACAAATTGCAAAAGGGTTTAAGAAGCCGTTTATAAAACAAAGATAAATACTCAAGGGAAATCATTAATGCATGTTTGGAAGTCATTCTATAACTGATTCTAaagacaaaatcaattctggtagCTTCTAGGTGCCAATATTGATCATGGGAAAAAAGAAGCTGATCCGAACATGCTATACAATTTGTTTTTGGAAGAACCTGCTATACAGTGACCAACAAGAAGATTAATCTCGATCATGTGTGATAAGCTCACCTGTCAAGTGGCTTCCGGCCAGTTAATAGTTCAAGCATAACCACACCAAAGCTGTAAACATCACTTTTTACAGTGTATAGTCCTGATAATGCAAACTCAGGAGCACTATAACCAAATGAACCAACCATCTGAGTTGATACCTGTTAAACTCGAAGCGAAGGATTTTTTATCAATGAAGCGTGTGCTGAAAAaagataccaaaaaaaaagcattTTTCACCAACCTGTCGTTCGGTATTTGGTGTTAGAGCAGCTAAGCCACTGTCAGATAGGTGAGGATTGAGCTCCTCATCAAGTAAAATATTTGCTGATTTGAAATTTCTATGCACAACAGAAGGCAAGCACACTTCATGCAAGTATCTGAGAGACAAGGCATAAAACAATGGAAATTAGCCTGAATATTGTAATATGATGCTAACTCACCCTACAAGGCAAAAACAACAAACTTGCAGAGGAGAGACTTAATGTGTCTTATGTGCATGAGACATACTCTAAGGCCCTGGCCGTGCCAAGTGCTATGCGTACACGGGCATTCCAAGATAAATCCTTGCTGCTGTCCTCAGCAAAATGGAGCATGTCATGTAgatttccatttcctatatactCGTAAACTAGAAGGCGCTGGCCGTGCTCTGCAGAGTATCCAGCCAATGTAACAATGTTTGGATGCCTCAAGCGTGACATGTTCGAAACAGCTTCAAGAAAATTGTCTTCCTCTTGTAATGATAGTGCTGAGTTGTCAATCTTCTTAATGGCCATTGTCTAAACAAAAGCAAAACTTGGAACCATTAGGAAGGTATTTTTCACCCATATATGAAGAGTCTAAATCCGCAAAATGACAATAGGAAGGATACCTTCCCATTGGGGAAATCAGCCTTGTAAACTCGACCAAGAGAACCTTCACCAATAATAAATTCTTGACTAAAGCTATTTGTTGCACTCTGGAGAGAAGCAATTGTGTACGATGTGGAAGTTATAGGTGACTTCATCTGCTTTACAGATCCACTTTTTACAGGTACCCTCTCCACTGTTACATTTTCTGCTGGAGGTCGAGGCTTGAGATTTGTAACAGCAGCACTTTTCACCCTTTGCTCTTGCATCTGTGGAGTTACTGCAAGTACAAACCCAACAGAAAGGATAAACTGGTCACGATGGATATATGTCATCCTTCAAAAGAGTAAATAAATAGAAGAAATTCTGAATCGAAGGAGCATTTTACAGAACAATGGCTTCAATGGATAATGCCAATAAATTTTGTGAAAGAATAAAGAAAAATGTCATTTAGAATCATTTTAATAAAAGAGAGATTTGTTGTTAAAACTAAAACGAACCAAATTCCCTTCGAACGGGACTTATACAGAATAGAAGCTTCAAATCCCAATTTCTCTCAAAATGGCCTTCTTAACACCATTACTTAATAGCTGCTAGCTTTAGTTCCTCCAAATGTTGTCATTCAATGAAGACTAGGCCAAACTAATGCATATTCTATATAGGAATAGGTTTGGCAAAAAAAACCAAATtactataataataaaatatatctGTAAGGAAAAAGCTAGAGATAGGGGGAATTCACCATTAGTGATTCCAGGAGGAAGGCTGCCACTAGATGTTCTTGCACCCTTTTCCTTCCCTTTTAGCTTTCGGAAACAGAAAACAAGAGCAAGTAGCACGAAAACAGCCACCAACACTGAACCTAAACTAATGCCTACAATAGCCCCTGCTGAAAAACTCTTACTGCCATCAGAATTTTCATTATCAGAATCCTTTGTTTTATTACGTGAACCAGACCCAGAATGGTGATGACTTGAACGAGGTCCACTAGGTGAGGGTGAAGTAGAAGCTGACGGTGGAAGAGCAGGAGCATTATCAAAAGAATTTCCATCATATCTAGTTCATATTTTGAAAGTCATGTTAACCACATTGCTGAAGTCAAGCATTAGAAAACAGATTAGCATTTCATACAAAAATTCATAAATACTTACATGAAATTCTGGACCGAATTAAGCTCGTGTGGTATCGATCCACTGAAATTATTGTTTGCCACATTTCTGGAAAATATAGAGTAAGATAAGAATCTGACATACAGAGAATTCAATGCCCAAGAGGATAAGAACTTACAAAGTCTCCAAAGGCAAACCAACAAGAACAATAAGAGAGCCAGTCAACTGGTTCTTCTGCAAGAAGCTGCAAAAAGGTTTCAATGAGCAATAATAAGTTAACAATTACTGCAAATTGCTACCAGCTCGTCAAAGAAAATGTCAGCTAACATACAGCGAAGAAAGTTTGGACAGTGAAACACATGAAGGAGGAAGATCCCCTGTAAAGTTATTGAAAGATAGATCCCTGCATCATATAAAATGAAGGCGAACAATAGAGTCAATCTTTAAATTAAGAATAGCTAGCCAGTAATAATTATCACAAACAATCAATGATAAtaaagtttaaactttaaatttcATTATGAAACTATTTCCATTAGAGCATAAACTCTATTAGTATTGTACATAAATTGGGTCCTAAGTTGTGATTAATTGAAAGACTtgttgaatattattattaagatttagtttagaaATAGAGATATGGTTCAAATATAAGTTTCTAttatagattttttttggttacaagaggaaaagtagcaaaaaacagaaaaaactaGCTAACAGCTCTAAATACAAGCAGTCATAAACGAAAGAAGGTGGTCTCCCCCAAATTTGGGTCGGTGAACCAATTTTCCCCGCCTCTCGAGCTAATCCATCTGCTGTATAGATTAGTATCTTTTAGATTATATCTTTTAGATTTAGATAGATATAGTTTTGATATCTTTTaacatctatatatattgtacaagTTTATCAATGAATAAGACACAAGAAATATTTTATCAGATTCAACATGGTATCTAGAGCCCTAGTTTTCCCTTGAGCGTTCttttttttctggttctggGTTACAGCCGCAAGTGCTGCTGACCCATATTTTTCAAGCTTGTCAAGTGACGACACAGCCACGCGGAATCAAGCCAGAGGCCGCCGATCCACCATCTGCCGGAGTACTGCCGCCAAACAGACCTCCACGCGCCTTCACGCGCCGCCACACTTCCGCAGGTTCACCGGCGCGTGGGATCCACGCGCGGCCTTACAGCCAGTTTTCCGGCGCCGTTCTGCCACGGTTGTGACCGGCCGGCCTTCCTCTTTCCGTTTTGGCCACTTTTGGTTTGTGGGTCTTCTGTTTTGACCCTGTTTGGACGTTCTTTGTGCCGTCTCTCCTCGTTAGTCAGGTTTGGTTTCTTTTAGGTGCTCTATTTTGCAcctgtttggtttggtttggtttaggTGCTTTGTTTTGACCCTGTTTAGACGTCCTCTTTGACGTCTCTCATCGTTTGCCCAATTTTGTTTATTGGTGCTTTGTCTTTTTGGTATTTTATTCCTCTTTTCCTCATGGCTGAAGAGAAGAAGAGTTTGGTGTCTTATGCTTTTTCCGGATCTCCTAAAATTACCTCGGAAAAGCTTGATGGGAAGAACTATTTGAGTTGGCGTGATGCTGTTGACATTTGGTTTGTTGGTCAGGGATTATCTGACCATCTTTCTACCAAGGTTTCTGACATTGATGCTACTAAAAGAGACGATTGGAAGAAAGTTGATGCTCAGCTTGTATCCTTGTTATGGCAGTCGATTGAACCGAGTTTGATGCTTCACTTTCGCACTTACAAAACTTGTTACGACATCTGGAAGACAGCTGAAACCTTTTATGCTAATGATGTTCAGAGGCTTTATGAGACAGCTCGAGGTATATCATCTCTTCATATGACAGATACTGATCTGCCATCCTATCTGAAGAAGGCTCAATCTCTTTGTGATGAAGTCAAACTGATGTTGGAAAAGGATGatgtaaaggaaatgaaaaagaaaattgataATCTGCTCATGGTACTTGTTCTCCATGGCCTCCATAAAGACTATGAATCTATTCGGAATCAAACTTTGACAAATCCTGGTATCCCTACTGTTGCCGAGCTTATTGGTCGTTTGATTAGGGTTCCGCCACCAGAGATTGATTCTCACACAGCTTCTGAGTCATCTGTTTTGGCCTCTAACTCCTTTGGTCGAGGTCGGGGCCGAGGTCGAGGTCGTGGAGGCAGAGATGGAGGTCGTGGTAGAGGAAGAGGCAATCTTCATTGTTCCTATTGCGATAGGGACGGCCACACTCAGGATCGTTGCTACCACATAGTTGGGTTTCCTAACAAAACAGCCACTGTTGCTCAATCTTCGGTACATGCTACTGAACAAAAGCTCGAATCTGAGGAACATCGTCTTTCTCCTAGTGAATACAAGGAATTTCTTCAACTTAAGGCAGCTCAACAATCCTCTTCCTCAGCCACCGTAGCGCATCCTGGTAATTCTACCCTTTGTTTCTCTCAATCTGCAGGATCGTGGATTATAGATTCCGGTGCTTCTGATCATATGGCTGGTAATCCTTCCCTTTTCAATAATTTGACACCTCCTAAAGCACCTCATAGTGTTACTCTTGCTGATGGATCTAAAGCACAAGTCATGGGCATTGGTCAAGCTTCACCCCTTTCCTCTTTGTCCTTAGATTCAGTCTTATTTGTACCCGGTTccccttttaatttaatttccataAGTCGACTTACTCGTAGTTTGAATTGTTCGATAACCTTTGTTTCTGATTCTTTTCTTATACAGGACCGGAGTACAGGGAAGACGATTGGAGTTGGATATGAATCACGTGGTCTCTATTACATGCAACCTCATCTATCAACACTATGCGCAATCTTTGAGTCTCCTGATCTTTTACATCGTCGGTTGGGTCACCCAAGTCTTGAAAGGTTGAAGCAAATGGTTCCGAAGCTTTCTCATTTGAAGACATTGGAGTGTGAGTCATGTCAACTTGGAAAACATGTTAGGGCATCCTTTCCATCTAGTACTAGTCGTCCTGCAGTATCACCGTTTCACCTCGTTCATTCTGATGTATGGGGTCCAAGTCGTGTTACGTCAGTTTTAGGATTTAAGTATTATGTTACCTTTATTGATGACTTTTCAAGATGTACTTGgttatttttaatgaaagatCGTTCTGAGT contains:
- the LOC130726199 gene encoding protein STRUBBELIG-RECEPTOR FAMILY 8 — encoded protein: MAHHHHQHATSSVSLFLAEFFSFSLILAAALLPIASANTDPSDVQALQVMYNSLNSPSMLTGWKVGGGDPCGESWKGITCEGSAIVSIELSGLGLNGTLGYLLSNLMSLRKLDLSDNKIHDAIPYQLPPNLTSLNLARNNLTGNLPYSISIMASLNYLNLSNNLLSQSIGDIFANLTNLANLDLSFNNFTGDLPPSCVSLSKLSSLFLQKNQLTGSLIVLVGLPLETLNVANNNFSGSIPHELNSVQNFIYDGNSFDNAPALPPSASTSPSPSGPRSSHHHSGSGSRNKTKDSDNENSDGSKSFSAGAIVGISLGSVLVAVFVLLALVFCFRKLKGKEKGARTSSGSLPPGITNVTPQMQEQRVKSAAVTNLKPRPPAENVTVERVPVKSGSVKQMKSPITSTSYTIASLQSATNSFSQEFIIGEGSLGRVYKADFPNGKTMAIKKIDNSALSLQEEDNFLEAVSNMSRLRHPNIVTLAGYSAEHGQRLLVYEYIGNGNLHDMLHFAEDSSKDLSWNARVRIALGTARALEYLHEVCLPSVVHRNFKSANILLDEELNPHLSDSGLAALTPNTERQVSTQMVGSFGYSAPEFALSGLYTVKSDVYSFGVVMLELLTGRKPLDSSRVRSEQSLVRWATPQLHDIDALAKMVDPTLNGMYPAKSLSRFADIIALCVQPEPEFRPPMSEVVQALVRLVQRASVVKRRPSEEYGFGHKTPDHEGIDMSF